The Acidobacteriota bacterium genome has a segment encoding these proteins:
- a CDS encoding tetratricopeptide repeat protein, producing the protein MNSLFLFAWLGAWGAAATAPAPPAPELSLDERIVEVHELIEQYPDVPEFHIELGNLYLAKNWDKDAARSYRRALKLDGRNLDARYNLGVIHLLNRDFRSAAATFQHVVKKSSKHARAHFNLGAANEGLRRHDAAIESYKRAFELDPGLREVRNNPALVTSDLIYLSQVRLYLETSGSTALPVIAPDWQAALAKAKARPEAEAAPRARARIEEKPLPQGWLGKRKAERAARKEKKAAAREAKRAEKKASKEGEPAEKAPALEGAGKAPPKEALKEGEEAAPLTREERREKRKMERAARKEEKAAAREAKRAEKKARKEKRAAERAAKKEAKRLEKEAEKAQREKEKESKAREEAPPVATPPVAAPPAKAPPAAAPPAKAPPAAAPPAKAPPAAAPPSTVPPSTAPPAEAPPAEEPPAEAHPSTVPPSAAPPAEEPPAEALPSTVPPSAAPPAAAPPAAAPPAKAPPAEAPPAKAPPAEAPPAEAPSAEEPPVEEPPAEAPHTGAFPAEEPPAEEPPAEAEPSSEEPADANLQEEKKSDG; encoded by the coding sequence GTGAATTCCCTTTTCCTTTTCGCCTGGCTCGGGGCCTGGGGCGCGGCCGCCACCGCTCCGGCTCCCCCCGCGCCCGAGCTCTCCCTCGACGAGCGCATCGTGGAGGTGCATGAGCTGATCGAGCAGTATCCCGACGTGCCGGAGTTTCACATCGAGCTCGGCAATCTGTACCTGGCGAAAAACTGGGACAAGGACGCCGCCCGCTCCTATCGCAGGGCGCTCAAACTGGACGGCCGCAACCTCGACGCGCGCTACAACCTGGGCGTGATCCATCTCCTGAATCGTGACTTCCGCAGTGCAGCGGCGACCTTCCAGCATGTCGTGAAAAAAAGTTCAAAGCACGCGCGCGCGCACTTTAACCTCGGCGCCGCGAACGAAGGGCTGCGCCGCCACGACGCGGCCATCGAGTCCTACAAACGGGCTTTCGAACTCGACCCGGGGCTACGCGAGGTGCGCAACAATCCCGCCCTGGTCACGTCCGACCTGATCTATCTGTCGCAGGTGAGACTCTACCTCGAAACGTCGGGCAGCACGGCGCTTCCGGTCATCGCGCCCGATTGGCAGGCGGCGCTTGCGAAAGCCAAAGCCCGGCCCGAAGCGGAGGCTGCGCCCCGGGCGAGAGCGAGGATTGAGGAAAAACCTTTGCCCCAAGGGTGGCTTGGGAAGCGCAAGGCGGAACGCGCCGCGCGAAAGGAGAAAAAGGCCGCAGCTCGCGAAGCCAAGCGGGCGGAGAAGAAGGCGTCCAAGGAGGGTGAACCCGCAGAGAAAGCGCCCGCTTTGGAGGGTGCCGGCAAGGCTCCACCCAAGGAAGCATTGAAGGAAGGGGAAGAGGCGGCTCCGCTCACGCGCGAGGAGCGGCGCGAGAAGCGCAAGATGGAGCGCGCCGCACGAAAGGAGGAAAAGGCCGCAGCTCGCGAGGCCAAACGGGCGGAGAAGAAGGCGCGCAAGGAGAAACGCGCCGCGGAGCGCGCGGCAAAGAAAGAAGCGAAGCGCTTAGAAAAGGAAGCCGAGAAGGCGCAGCGCGAGAAGGAAAAAGAGTCAAAAGCCAGAGAAGAAGCGCCTCCCGTAGCAACGCCCCCTGTCGCAGCACCTCCTGCCAAAGCACCACCTGCCGCAGCGCCTCCTGCCAAAGCACCACCTGCCGCAGCGCCTCCTGCCAAAGCGCCTCCTGCTGCAGCGCCTCCATCAACAGTGCCTCCATCAACAGCACCTCCCGCCGAAGCGCCTCCCGCCGAAGAGCCCCCCGCCGAAGCGCATCCATCAACAGTGCCTCCATCCGCAGCGCCTCCCGCCGAAGAGCCCCCCGCCGAAGCGCTTCCATCAACAGTGCCTCCATCCGCAGCGCCTCCTGCCGCAGCGCCTCCTGCCGCAGCGCCCCCTGCTAAAGCACCTCCCGCCGAAGCGCCCCCTGCTAAAGCACCTCCCGCCGAAGCGCCCCCTGCCGAAGCGCCTTCTGCGGAAGAACCTCCTGTTGAAGAGCCTCCCGCTGAAGCACCCCATACCGGAGCGTTTCCTGCTGAAGAGCCTCCTGCTGAAGAACCTCCCGCCGAAGCGGAACCCAGCAGCGAGGAACCGGCGGACGCGAATCTACAAGAAGAGAAAAAATCCGACGGCTGA